The DNA window tataattattcattttattcttttttattccTTATACTAAAGATTTAAATTTGTTGTTGATTATCCTAATTGGTTTTAAATGTTGTTTAAATTATAGGTGTTTAACGACCAATGACAAATCCTGTTGGACAGCCTATAAAACTTTCCACTTTGGTTATTTCTTTTGTTGGCTAAtcatttttttagttttgttgtAAAATTATAAAGCGTGTGCCATTTTGGGTTTGCATTTGGTGTAAATAATGAATATTTATGATACAATGTTTCTCTTTCAGGATTTTGCAAAATATGGTTCTATATTCTTTGATATGGTTCTTTAATACAGGTGCATACGATAGTACTAAAAAAGTCATAATCACTCGGTTTTTAAACCAAGGTTAAAACATTGAGCTATTACCTCGGTTTTACACAACACCGAGAGTTAATATTTAGCGCAccatccaattttgaaaataataaaaatgtagaTGTCGGGGATCTAATCCATGTGCACATACCTTTATCTCTCTGTTATTAAAAATCTGAGGGGTAATGTGGTAGCTTTTCATGACATCCTTCGTTACCCTGCTTCTGTAGCCGAGGTTAAATGCATTTCACGTTTGAGgttaaatgtgttttttgtagtaaTAAATTGAACACACATCAATAACTATACAAGTTAAAACACACCAAAATCCGTGAAATTAGCTAAATTTATCGAATTTTATGCATTAGACTTTTTCTAGTTGATTCCCTTTCAATATAATTTAGTGTGTCAAACCCAGTCAtcctataaaaaaaagaaaattctcAAGCATCTGTTTCTTCTTTGTGATGGTATCCATTCTACAGATGTTAGTGGTAGAGGAAATTTTGGTTTCAAATAAACCTGCACAAAATGCATCTTATTTTGAAATTCATCGAATACAGACAAATCGGCCGTCTAAATTTTTAGGAGAGTGGCTTCGTAGAGAAAAAAAGTGCCTTGTCAACTCAACAAAACCTTAGTCGTACGCACTTTCTACAAGATGGTCCATTTAAGGAAGGCGCATCAACTTTCCTTGAGGTGATAGGACCCCAATTTATCATGAAGCAGACCGCTTGGAAATTACCATATTGCTTTTTTCTCGTATAGGCTAATATAATATTCCTTATAAGAAGTTAACTTTTTATAAGATTATGACAGACAAGTGGGTGATTCTTCCCATCCTTACCAATTAAAGTTAAAACAACGTGAAATCTGCAATTACCATCACTAGAAACATCTACAATTTGTCAATGTATGTGCATAAAAACATACATTTTCTCAATGTATTTTATTCTTGGTAAAGGTTTTAAGGACGACAATTTTTTGATGCAAGCACCCTTACTAACAGATTTTTTAGTTTATACGAATAAAGTTAGTGAATATAAATTATCATTAGGAGTTGGGTTTGACCTTCTTTAGTGCACTCTTAATTTTTATCAATTTCATAGGTGGTGAGGTGTCATATAACACATCTACTCTTTGATGGGTAACTTCATATTATAATCAGTAttcgtaaatattttttgaatcacTTCTCATTCGGCCCTAATAGATATTTAATTTCATCATCAAGTTGAAGCTTTTTTCAGTACATATTTACCTCATCCATACGTATAGATTTACACAAATACATGGAAGACCGTATATTTTTTAAATGTACAACCTCACTTGGAGTTACTAGACCAATTTTCTCGGCACACACATCTTCATGAATAATAAAATTCAAttcatcacaaaaaatattacCATCCAACTTAAAATACAATGTCATATTGGTTCTTGAATTCCAACACCTACATTGTATTGCCTCCAACTAAGTCAAAAGCTGACTGTTATATCTAACTCAACTAGTTAATATTCATATAGTTAAACTGAACACTTTGTTTTAAGTTGGAACCTAATTGAATGatattcatataaaataaatgtATATATTAGCAAATATAGAGACAAGAGTATATATAGCTAGCACACAACAtataaatagtaataataataatgatcacATGCTAGTGTTTGCATGAATAAAACTTAGTATCTGCTGAACGGAAGTTGCTATATCTTCTGCCGTGAACCTTGTATCACTAGCCACCTGCACACacattacaaaaaataaataatacagtttaatttataaattataattaattaataaattaaatctaattaataAATATACCTTGACATTGAATGAATAAAGAACGGTTTGTTCAATAGTGGTGATGTTGGTATGAAGGATGATAAGCTGCATATCTTCAAGGGCAGCAATGGTCTTGATCAACTGTCCAGGCCTTCTTCTTGATAGGATTTTAATCATTGCATCAAATCCTAAAACTTTGACTTCTACATCAGCCAAACATGACTTACTCTCTGCAGTTTCTTCTTCAAGTCCGGTTTCCATCTGCTCATTTGGTAAAGTAGCTTGTTGAAAAAATGgagcttgttgttgttgttgctgctgctgtGTTGATTCCCCAACTTGTTTTGACTGTGTTTCTCCAACTAGTCTTCTTCTCTTTTGTGATTCTAGACATTGAAGAAGTTGTTCCAATTCCCTCACAAACTCTATAGCTCCACCAATTATAGATGCTTGATCACCCTATATTGTCATATCAATCAATAATTTAGAAAAATTTTAAGCTATGTTTGAGtgcaatttaaaattttatatacccTTTGAACGTATGAACCAGGCATCAGGGATCTGAGGACGCGAAGATGCTCATTCATTTGCTTCCTTCGATTCCTTTCAACAGCAATATGAGTCATGCGTTGACTCTCAACTTCTTCACTCGTCTTAACAGTTCTCGGTCTCTTCCTCTTCTTGCTGTTCTCTTGCACCACTGCAGTACAATTCGTCTCTTGCACAAGCTGCACCGAGTTGTTCTCATCAGAAACCCGAGTTTCTTCGCAATCTCTTAAACTATCCACCAACTCATGACTCAACGTCACGTTTCGgtcttccgtcttgttgtttaaGACAGGAAACTTGAGAAAATAAACCGGGTCGTCGATCTCGGACTCTTG is part of the Vicia villosa cultivar HV-30 ecotype Madison, WI linkage group LG2, Vvil1.0, whole genome shotgun sequence genome and encodes:
- the LOC131646029 gene encoding transcription factor FAMA isoform X2 — protein: MEKDNNYSAPPCFNTLDYSLDQQYQHLTKFRVGETSGENNNGMVDNYMPQTQNSGGFYGGTTTNNSFDKMSFADVMQFADFGPKLALKRQESEIDDPVYFLKFPVLNNKTEDRNVTLSHELVDSLRDCEETRVSDENNSVQLVQETNCTAVVQENSKKRKRPRTVKTSEEVESQRMTHIAVERNRRKQMNEHLRVLRSLMPGSYVQRGDQASIIGGAIEFVRELEQLLQCLESQKRRRLVGETQSKQVGESTQQQQQQQQAPFFQQATLPNEQMETGLEEETAESKSCLADVEVKVLGFDAMIKILSRRRPGQLIKTIAALEDMQLIILHTNITTIEQTVLYSFNVKVASDTRFTAEDIATSVQQILSFIHANTSM
- the LOC131646029 gene encoding transcription factor FAMA isoform X1, with protein sequence MLFCSNFEYLQAPPCFNTLDYSLDQQYQHLTKFRVGETSGENNNGMVDNYMPQTQNSGGFYGGTTTNNSFDKMSFADVMQFADFGPKLALKRQESEIDDPVYFLKFPVLNNKTEDRNVTLSHELVDSLRDCEETRVSDENNSVQLVQETNCTAVVQENSKKRKRPRTVKTSEEVESQRMTHIAVERNRRKQMNEHLRVLRSLMPGSYVQRGDQASIIGGAIEFVRELEQLLQCLESQKRRRLVGETQSKQVGESTQQQQQQQQAPFFQQATLPNEQMETGLEEETAESKSCLADVEVKVLGFDAMIKILSRRRPGQLIKTIAALEDMQLIILHTNITTIEQTVLYSFNVKVASDTRFTAEDIATSVQQILSFIHANTSM